In the Herpetosiphonaceae bacterium genome, CGCTGGGCGGCATGTATGCGCCACGCGCCAAGGCCCAGGAGGGCACGCCCGGTCGGCTGAACGCCGCGTTCCAGCAGGCCGCGAAAGAGTTCGATGTGCCGCGCGATCTGCTGATGGCAATCGCCTACGCCGAAACCCACTTCGACGATCATAACGGCGCGCCCAGCATCGACAACGGCT is a window encoding:
- a CDS encoding transglycosylase SLT domain-containing protein produces the protein MLLLVAVSFALGGMYAPRAKAQEGTPGRLNAAFQQAAKEFDVPRDLLMAIAYAETHFDDHNGAPSIDNGYGLMHLVDNPSVQTLAAAARLLGIAQDALTTDSVHNIRGGAALL